DNA from Balaenoptera acutorostrata chromosome 14, mBalAcu1.1, whole genome shotgun sequence:
GTGGCGAGAGCGGCGGGTTTTCGGTGAGAGCGGCGGTTATTCGCCGAGCGCGGCTTCTGCGAGGAAAAACAGACGGTAGCCTGACGTTTGTCTGGCTGCTGCCGACATGAGCGGCCCGGATGGGGTCGAGAGGACGCCTCTCCCTGAAACCCACAGTCTCACCGTTCCCGACCGTGCCCCCGGAGACCCGGATTCTCCCAGGTGCCTGAAGCTccgtgaggaaactgaggcgtcACAGGTGATGGCGGAGACGGGTGAGGGGAGCTTCGAAGCCGTTGCGCTCCCACCGTCCCAGCTTCCAGAGGAGCGGGGCGCCCCCCGCGCTGCTCCCGCAGGTCCGGTCTGTGCCGGTAAGCCCCATATCGGAGGCGGTGGGGATGGCGGTTACGTAGCGCCCGAAGCGGGGCAAGAGCAGGCTCCGCCTCCCAGGGAGAGACTGGAAACGGCGTCTGTATCCCTGGCGACGGACGGCAGCCGGGGAAATGGCGGCCGGCGGGGAGAGCCGCGGGGCTCGGGTGGGGAGAAGGCCCTAGAAGCCTGTGGCGCGGAGAGGTTCGGATCTGAGCTGATGGCGGAGGCGAAGGCTGAGGAAGTGAAGACTGAAGAGGGCCCCCTCTTCTCAGTGGCAGTGGATGAGGAGGTGGCGGAGAAGGAAggagtgaaggaggaggagggagtggagcaggagatggagatggaggagaAGCCAGTAggtgaagaaatagaaatggtGGAGAATAGAGTGGTGGAGGAGGCAGGGCACCGGCCCCTGCGGATGGATCTCCGCATGAACCCTCTGGAGGCCATCCAGCTGGAGCTGGACACTGTGAATGCCCAGGCTGACCGGGCCTTTCAGCAACTAGAACATAAGTTCGGACGGATGCGTCGACACTACCTGGAGCGGAGGAACTACATCATTCAGAATATCCCGGGCTTCTGGGTCACTGCCTTTCGGAACCACCCCCAGTTGTCCCCCATGATTAGGGGCCAAGATGCAGAGATGTTAAGATACATAACCAATTTGGAGGTGAAGGAACTCAGGCACCCTCGAACAGGCTGCAAGTTCAAGTTCTTCTTTCGAAGAAACCCCTATTTCCGGAACAAGCTGATTGTCAAGGAATATGAGGTCAGAGCCTCTGGCCGAGTGGTGTCTCTTTCCACTCCAATCATATGGCGCCGGGGCCGTGAACCCCAGTCCTTCATTCGCAGGAACCAAGAGGTCGTTTGCAATTTCTTCACCTGGTTTTCAGACCACAGCCTTCCAGAGTCTGACA
Protein-coding regions in this window:
- the TSPYL1 gene encoding testis-specific Y-encoded-like protein 1 is translated as MSGPDGVERTPLPETHSLTVPDRAPGDPDSPRCLKLREETEASQVMAETGEGSFEAVALPPSQLPEERGAPRAAPAGPVCAGKPHIGGGGDGGYVAPEAGQEQAPPPRERLETASVSLATDGSRGNGGRRGEPRGSGGEKALEACGAERFGSELMAEAKAEEVKTEEGPLFSVAVDEEVAEKEGVKEEEGVEQEMEMEEKPVGEEIEMVENRVVEEAGHRPLRMDLRMNPLEAIQLELDTVNAQADRAFQQLEHKFGRMRRHYLERRNYIIQNIPGFWVTAFRNHPQLSPMIRGQDAEMLRYITNLEVKELRHPRTGCKFKFFFRRNPYFRNKLIVKEYEVRASGRVVSLSTPIIWRRGREPQSFIRRNQEVVCNFFTWFSDHSLPESDRIAEIIKEDLWPNPLQYYLLREGVHRARRRPIREPVEIPRPFGFQSG